ACCGTAAGGTTGCCGCGCAGGTATCTTTGGTAAATGTTTCAACGGTTTTCGTACCGGTGGTAACAGAAGAATCCCCAATCTGAATTCCGACATCCTGTCCGCTACCATTGGTATAATAGGATTTATTTTCGAGATAGGTTCCAGCTGCACCTGCAATGGATGCTTCAACCTGAGCAGAAACGATTTTACCTGCACTTTGAGGCAAAGCCATTGCATAAGCAAACTCAATATTCAATCCTACCACATTGGGCCCAAGCGATCTTTTAATACAATCATCTTTTAGTATGGTGTTGTCAGTTCCCTTTTGACAGCTGGTCATAAAAAGGAATAACACCAATAACAAGGGCATATAATATAAGCATTTACGTTGCATAATAATAAATTTTAAGGTAAGGTTTGAACTGTAATATAAACTGTATAGGTTTTTCTCACCTTACGGTTACCGGAGATAACCGTATATTTCTTCGGGTTTGCAAGGTCAGAAAAATCTGTTTTCCCCGTAATCTTAGGTTCTAATTTGGCATCAGTTACCAAAGAAAATTGCGGAAATAAGTTCTTCAGATCTGTACCATAAAATACCTGTACATTAATCGTACAAGCGGTGGTATCTATCACAGCGGCCTGGGTTCTTACAGTCTGGAAATCAGAACCCAGCAATTCAAAATTACTCACATAGCAATCTGACCTGCTGGTAATAAGCAACCCATCCTCATCTACCGGAAAATCATTGGAACATGAAACCCCAACAATTGTTACAACGAAAATTGCGAATAATATTTTGAAATATTTCTTCATTGCAATAATATTTAATGTTTTAATTATCAATAATTTATTTTTCATCTTAGGCCAACCTGCTATAACCAGGGAGTATTCTGTGTCAGGTTAGGATTACGGTCGCGTTCGCTGGGCGGAATCCTGAAAATATAGCATTGTTGATACGTTAATTCAGATGAATTCAGAAAATACTGATTTTGTTGTGCACCCTGGGTATCTATGCGCCATACTCCATTTCCGTAAGGGGGACACCATACTCTTTCTATTGCCCTCCATCTTCTAAGGTCAAAACTGCGTTGTCCTTCTCCTAAAAGTTCGACAATACGTTCCTGTTCAATTGCAGAGAAGAAAGCGTCTTTATCGGCAGTCTTTGCGGCGGCCAAGGGTGGAAGATTGCCCCGGTGGCGTATTTTATTCACCAGGTTAATTGCATCCTGCTGTGGCCCGGATATAGCATTGGTGGCTTCGGCATACATCAGGTAAACATCGGCCAACCTCATTACAGGCCAGTTATAATCCCCGTCGCTACGGCCCTGCCCTGCATAATTTCTAACAAACTTCCTGAAAACATAACCCGAATTACAGCCATCTGTATTGTAAGTGGTATATGTTACGCCACCAATATTAACCTTCACATTCCAGGATTTGTAAATGAACGGAACCCATCCTGTTGATTTCAAGGAGGCCATACCCAGACTCATCTCATAATCCCACATGATAGAAGATTTCATCCGGTAATCCCTATTGGCATAACTTGCAGGATTGATCGCAGAATTAAGTTTTGTCCTGGCACCCGAAACTTTAGGGTCAGTAGGTATCAGTTTGTCACAAAAATCACCGGTAATGGTGGATTGATATCTGTCGGCTATTTCATAACGGGGATGAACCCAACATTGAGAACCCTCGTGCGAACGTCCTGCAAAATCACGCATGAGTTCCTCTCCCTGATTTGTACCTGTTCCTCCATGTGTAAAAACCATGATCATTTCAGGATCTCCGTTGGCAACAGGGGTAAAAAGATAATAGTAATTTGGCAATACATCGGCTTGCCCCATTTGTCCCCAGTCTCCTGGTTCCCCGTTGCGGAAAAGTGTAAGTCCATAATCATTGATGACAGACTTAAAGTCGGCAGCAGCAGCAGTATAAGCAGAATCGGCAGCTGAAGCCCTGGGTGTAAAAGTAGTAAGTTCAGGCCATCCAAACTTATTCCAACAAGCCCAGTACAGCTGTAATTTTCCACGGAATGCCAATGCGGCAGGTTTTGCTGCACGCCCTACCTGACTTGCTTTTGCAGGTAATTTTTCAAATGCGTACGTAAAATCGGCCAGAATGGAATCTTTTATTTGTTCAA
This genomic window from Bacteroidota bacterium contains:
- a CDS encoding RagB/SusD family nutrient uptake outer membrane protein, with the protein product MKKKVYILSVITFISGLIFSTSCTKNLLDQDPTVDLGTASFWKTEDDATTALMGAYAAVRPLFDRDYYFDGQTEYVRVRGTSTTSGNLRLGDAYNGGNYNPSGYASSFDKMYRYLYGGVNRTNYVIENVNKMLSTAKASSIPNLETVIGEARLLRGMVYFRLISMWGDVPYFSKIIYSNSEVTSLKRTPIEQIKDSILADFTYAFEKLPAKASQVGRAAKPAALAFRGKLQLYWACWNKFGWPELTTFTPRASAADSAYTAAAADFKSVINDYGLTLFRNGEPGDWGQMGQADVLPNYYYLFTPVANGDPEMIMVFTHGGTGTNQGEELMRDFAGRSHEGSQCWVHPRYEIADRYQSTITGDFCDKLIPTDPKVSGARTKLNSAINPASYANRDYRMKSSIMWDYEMSLGMASLKSTGWVPFIYKSWNVKVNIGGVTYTTYNTDGCNSGYVFRKFVRNYAGQGRSDGDYNWPVMRLADVYLMYAEATNAISGPQQDAINLVNKIRHRGNLPPLAAAKTADKDAFFSAIEQERIVELLGEGQRSFDLRRWRAIERVWCPPYGNGVWRIDTQGAQQNQYFLNSSELTYQQCYIFRIPPSERDRNPNLTQNTPWL
- a CDS encoding DUF4466 family protein encodes the protein MTSCQKGTDNTILKDDCIKRSLGPNVVGLNIEFAYAMALPQSAGKIVSAQVEASIAGAAGTYLENKSYYTNGSGQDVGIQIGDSSVTTGTKTVETFTKDTCAATLRYYYKIPEEARGKTVSFKFTVQGSNGETVSYSMGPYTIAKMDMSLDIPVKDNGACYISIADMAVYNAADAVTHAGN